One region of Chryseobacterium muglaense genomic DNA includes:
- a CDS encoding BT_3928 family protein has protein sequence MIKSLLRFIIAIIFIASGFVKAVDLVGFSFKMEEYFSPSVFNMPFLEKFALLFSIIVVVLELFLGFLLLLKLKLKFTLSALIALCVFFGFLTFYSAYFNVVTDCGCFGDAIKFTPWESFVKDVVLLVGLIILFVLYRKEFKKKDVYGDSNKPENNKFKSIILGILSLGMIVIMAIGIINEPIIDFRDYKIGTNLKAEKAKIDKNPSEYKTIYSMKNSKTGEVLKVNQDDYVNQTKYWEEGSPWKIEEGKNESKLVKEGYKSEIVKFKIEDPTGIDLTDEIINAPKAILVFSYHPKEVSPELIKNVEAKVNAQKGAVIYGVSTDQTTFKTIKNAMMDGTAIKTIARSNPFVLVLEKGKIVDKQPAKYYVD, from the coding sequence ATGATAAAAAGTTTATTACGTTTCATTATTGCCATTATTTTCATCGCATCAGGTTTTGTAAAAGCTGTAGATCTGGTAGGTTTTTCCTTTAAAATGGAAGAATATTTTTCGCCATCGGTTTTCAATATGCCGTTTTTAGAGAAATTTGCCCTACTCTTTTCAATTATCGTGGTGGTTCTTGAATTATTCTTAGGATTTTTATTGTTATTAAAATTAAAACTAAAATTTACACTTTCTGCGCTGATTGCACTTTGTGTTTTCTTTGGATTTCTAACATTTTATTCAGCATATTTTAATGTAGTGACCGACTGTGGATGTTTTGGTGATGCCATTAAATTTACGCCTTGGGAAAGCTTTGTGAAAGACGTTGTACTTTTGGTTGGGTTGATTATTCTTTTTGTTTTATATAGAAAAGAATTCAAGAAAAAAGACGTTTACGGAGACAGTAATAAACCTGAAAACAATAAATTTAAGTCGATTATTTTGGGTATTTTATCTTTAGGAATGATTGTGATTATGGCAATTGGCATCATCAACGAGCCTATTATAGATTTTCGTGATTATAAAATCGGAACAAATTTGAAAGCTGAAAAAGCTAAAATTGACAAAAATCCTTCTGAATATAAAACAATCTACTCAATGAAAAACTCTAAGACTGGAGAAGTTTTAAAGGTAAATCAGGACGATTATGTAAATCAAACAAAATACTGGGAAGAAGGTTCACCCTGGAAAATTGAAGAAGGTAAAAACGAATCTAAACTCGTTAAAGAAGGTTATAAATCTGAAATCGTAAAATTCAAAATCGAAGACCCAACAGGAATCGATTTAACTGACGAAATCATCAATGCTCCGAAAGCAATTCTTGTTTTCTCATATCATCCCAAAGAGGTTTCTCCTGAATTAATTAAAAACGTAGAAGCAAAAGTAAATGCTCAGAAAGGAGCAGTAATTTATGGTGTTTCAACGGATCAAACAACTTTTAAAACCATTAAAAATGCTATGATGGACGGTACAGCTATAAAAACTATCGCAAGGAGTAATCCTTTTGTACTGGTTTTAGAAAAAGGAAAAATTGTTGACAAACAACCTGCAAAATATTATGTTGATTGA